GGCCGTTGCTGCTATGAGACGTATCAACATGTTGCTCTTTGCTCGCTGTTTGGGACGGTAGTGCGTCCGTTAGACCTGTGGGGCAAACTAGGCTCTACGGGAAGAGTTCCCTGTAGAGAGCTGATTTAACCGGGATCTACAGTGCCTAGAGCGCCGTGCGTCAGACGCACAAAGGACGCTGCAGCACAAACGCCCTGTCAGCCGCCTTGACGAGCACACCGACAGGGCTCATTGGCTCCGTCTGCTCAAGCCGGAAGCGCGCCCGACTTCTTCGCGACCCAGGTGGCGACATAGTCCATCAGGGCCGGCGACAGACAGTCGTAGGGCTCCAGGCCAAGCTCTCTCAGGCGGGCGCGGATGCCATCCATCTGGCTGGGATCCACGCCGGATTCGATGATGGAGGACACGAAGGCCGCAAAGCCCGGCGGAGCCCAGCCCGACTCCTCGAATCGCTCGGGGTGAATGAAGTCCAGCCCCTGGAAGGCATGCTCCCGCTCCACCGGCCCATACATGTGAACGCCGCATTCCCTGCAGGCGTGCCGCTGGATCAGCGCGGAGGGATCGACCACTTGCAACTTGTCGCCGTTTTCGAGCACGGTCACCTTGTCGTGCGGAACGACCGCGACAATGGAGAAGTAGGCGCCACTGGGCTTCCAGCATTTGGTGCAGCCGCAGGCGTGGTTGTGGGCAATCTGTCCCTCGATCCTCACCCTGACCGGCCTGTCCGTGCAGGCACAAACGAGCGTGCCCCCGGCGAAGTTCGGACTGGCCTGTTTAATGCCACCATCCACCGCCGGATGAATACGAATGGAACTGTTCATTGCGTGTCCTCCCTGTTGTGGCCGAAGCCCCCACCCGGTCGCGGATGCTGTAGCGCTTCGGCTCAGTTCGAGCGTCCGGCGCTCAGTAGAGCACGACCGAGCGGATGCTTTCGCCGGAATGCATGAGCTCGAAGCCCTTGTTGATGTCGTCGAGGGCCAAGGTGTGGGTGATCATCGGATCGATCGCGATCTTGCCTTCCAAGTACCAGTCGACGATCTTCGGCACGTCGGTGCGGCCGCGGGCGCCGCCAAAGGCGGTGCCTATCCAGCTGCGGCCGGTGACGAGCTGGAACGGCCGCGTCGAAATCTCCTGGCCGGCGCCGGCCACGCCGATGATCACCGACTTGCCCCAGCCGCGATGCGAGGCCTCGAGCGCCTGGCGCATCACCTTGACATTGCCGGTGCAGTCGAAGGTGTAGTCGGCGCCGCCGATCTGGTCGGCGCCGCGCTTCGTCAGGTTGACGAGATAGGCGACGATGTCGTCGCCGACCTCGGTCGGATTGACGAAATGGGTCATGCCGAACCTTTCGCCCCAGGGCTTCTTGGCGTTGTTGAAATCGACGCCGATGATCATGTCGGCACCGGCGAGCCGCAGCCCTTGAATGACGTTCAAACCGATGCCGCCGAGCCCGAAGACGATCGCCGTCGCGCCGATCTCGACCTTGGCGGTGTTGATCACGGCGCCGATGCCGGTGGTGACGCCGCAGCCGATGTAGCAGATCTTGTCGAAGGGCGCGTCGGGATTGACCTTGGCGACGGCGATCTCCGGCAGCACGGTAAAGTTCGCAAAGGTCGAGCAGCCCATATAGTGGTGGATCTTGTCGCCGTTAATCGAGAAGCGCGAGGTGCCGTCCGGCATCAGCCCCTGGCCTTGGGTGGCGCGGATGGCGGTGCAGAGATTGGTCTTGCGCGAAAGGCACGAGGGGCAGGCGCGGCATTCCGGCGTATAGAGCGGGATGACGTGGTCGCCCTTCTTCACCGAGGTGACGCCAGGGCCGACATCGACGACGATGCCGGCGCCCTCATGGCCGAGGATTGCCGGAAACAGCCCTTCCGGATCGGCGCCGGAGAGCGTGAAGTCGTCGGTATGACAGATGCCGGTCGCCTTGACCTCGACCAGCACCTCGCCGGCCTTCGGGCCCTCGAGCTGCACAGTTTTCACTTCCAGCGGTTTGCCGGCCTGAACGGCCACGGCTGCGCGTACGTCCATGTCTCCGTCCTCCCTACTGCATGTTTCCTTAAATCGTACCCGATTTAAGGACAAAAACATGCAGCAATTCAAAGTGCTACAGCGTCCTTTGTGCGTCTGAAAAGACGCACGGCGCTGTAGAGCATCATCTCCGCCATGGACTCGTTCGTTAGGACGAGCCCGACAAGATGCAGCCTCTTCTCAACCTTGGGCAGTCACCGGATGCAGGTGACTTACCGGTACTTCAACGTCACTCCGTGATGCTCTCGTCATCCTCATTGAGCAGCGGGACACCGTACGAGAGCAACAGCTTGTTGATGTCCTCCTGGTTCTCCCTGATGAAGCTGTTGAGCGTGCGTTTCCATTGCTGGTCGGACGGCCGCACCCCCATCGTGATCCGATAGGCCATGCGAGAGCCGCCCTTCTCCCTGGTCAAGGGCACGATAGCCAGATCGACTTCCGACTTGCGGACGTAATAACCTGCCATCGGTCCCCAAACCACGGCGGCGTCAATCACGCCTGCCACGATGTCGCGGACCATGACCTCAGCCATTGACGGCGCCATCCGCGTGTCGACTACCAGAGGATAGATCTTTGCTTTGCGCATCAGTTTTGCCGCCGCCATATTTGCGGAGGGCGACGTTGCGTGCACCACGCCGACCCTCTTGTCGACAAGCTTCGGATCGGTCAGCGTTTCCACGCCGGCAAGATCGCCGTCCTTCTTATAAATCAGCACATAGGAGGAGCGGTAATAAGCGTTTGTGTTCTGGACGAGTTCGTCCCCCTGAGCATACCCCATGATGACATCGCAGCGATTGGCGCCGAGCGTATTGCGCACAAAACCAGGGATCGACGGAAACCAGGTATAGGCGACGGAGCTTCGTCCCGTCGCGGCTGCGACCATCTCGGCGAGCTTGTTCTCGAACCCTTCGCCGCTCTTGTCGGAGAAGGGCATGTTGGACGGGTCGGCGCAGACCCGCAGCGTCTCCGGGTCAACCAGCTCGCCGGCGGCCCCGAGCCCGGCGCCCTGGGAATGGGCCTGCAACGGCATCAGCGCGGCCATGGTCATCGAGATGAGGGCTGCACTGCAAGTCCGATGGGCGCCGTATGCCATGTCATCCACCCATGCAGGACGCTTCGTAGGCCGTGGCCGCTTCCGGTTTGTTGGCCTTCTTGGGTGGACGACCGCGCGGTGCCGCTTCGACAGCTCGGGCGCGCAGGTAGATGTAGATGTCATCGAGGTAGCAATATACGTTCTTGTTGTCTCCAAAGGCAGGCATGACAACTTCTTTGCCGCCGACGACGCTCTTGCGTCCTTCGGCGACGATCGAAAGGAATGTCCCGTAATCGACATTCTTCATGGTCTTGACGAGCGCCGGGGCATAGGAGGACCCTTCGCCGTCGGGTCCGTGACAGACATGACAATCGGCGTGATAGCGGCGATATCCGTTGAACGTGTACCAATCGACGATGCCATTCTCGATCTTGAAGGTGGGATTGCCTTCGGCGTCGAAGTGCTTCCCGTCCTCCTCCGTGACGCTGGCGGCCTTTTCCTTGCTGTCTTCAGCTCGGGCAGCGCTGTTTGCAAACGGCAGCAGAACCGCGGCAAGGGTTGAAATGACAAAGCGTGATATCATTCATGACCTCTTTCCCGCCGCATGGTTTATTTTCCCAATGGACAGACGGGGCTTGAGATTCTTGTCTGGTGGAAGCGAAAGCCCGGCAGCATTTTCTGCTGCAATTGGTCCGGGCTCTCGCTCAGGCAACCGTGATCAATCCGGAAGACCGAACACCGTCAGTTGTCCGCCCAGAGTGGTATAGTCGGCCAACTTAGCGTAACCGCCGACCGCTCCCAGACCTGCTGTGGCGATGACTTGGCTTTCTTCGGTCGGAGCTCTCTCACCGGCCACTGCCTGCTGCCACGCTGCAGCACCTTCAGCGCCCAGAAGGCCGCCGGCGAGTCCGATGCCGGCCCAGCCGCCGATACCCGACAGAACCGCGACATACTGCTTGCCGCCGTGCTCGAAGGTGTTGATGTTGCCGATGATGCCGGACGGAGTCTTGAACCTGTAGAGTTCTTTTCCTTCTGGATCCACTGCCTTGATGTAGCCTTCGAGTGTGCCATAGAAGATGACGTCGCCCTCCGTTGCGAGCGCCCCTGACCACACTGAAAACTGCTCCGGCTTCGACCAGACGATCTCACCCTTGGCCGCGTCCCAGGCAATGAAATTACCCATGCCCCCGTGGCTGTTGGGCGTGGGGTACATGTTCACGGTCGCACCCACATAGGCCTGACCGGCCGTGTAGCTTACCCTGTACGGCTCATAGTCCATGCAGACATGGTTTGTCGGCACATAGAACAGTTTCGTCTTTGGCGAATAGGTTGCCGGTTGCTGGTCTTTCGTTCCAAGCGCTGCCGGGCAGACACCGGTGGTGTTAAAGTCCTCGCCGTTATGTTCGGTGGAGTACTTTTCTACAACCTGCGGACGCCCATACTTGTCGCTCTTGGGATCCATCACGACCTCGGTCGCCCAGTTCACCGTCGGATCGTACTTCTTGGCAACCAGAAGTTCACCCGTTGCACGGTCAAGGGTGTATGCGAAGCCGTTGCGGTCGAAATGCACGACCACGTCCCTCGGCTGACCCATGATTTCCATGTCGTCGACAAGGATCATCTCATTGACGCCGTCATAGTCCCATTCGTCATGCGGCGTCATTTGATAGGCCCACTTGGCCATGCCCGTGTCGGGATCGCGCGCAAAGATCGTCATCGACCAACGGTTGTCGCCGGGTCTCTGGTTGGGGTTCCAGGTGGAAGGATTTCCGGTCCCATAATAGATCAGATTGAGCTCTGGATCGTAGGAGTACCAACCCCATGTGGTTCCGCCGCCGGTCTTCCACTGCTCGCCTTCCCAGGTGTTCATCCCGGAGTCTTTGCCGACCGGCTTGCCGAGATGGGTCGTCTTCTCCGGGTCGATCAGCGTTTCTGAATCAGGACCTGTCGAATATGCGCGCCACGCTCGCTTGCCATCACTCAAATTGTAGGCCGTGATATGACCGCGGACACCATACTCGGCACCGGATATGCCGACGATTACCTTGTCCTTCACCACCATGGGTGCGGACGTGGACGATTCGGACAGACTCCCGTCTTTTTTCTCGCCATTTTGGACTTGCCAAACGACCTTGCCGGTCTTGGCATCAAGCGCGGTGATCGTCGTATCCGCCTGGGCAAGGATGATCTTGCCGTCGCCGTAGGCCACACCGCGGTTGACGGTGTCGCAGCACATGATAGCGATGACGTTCGGATCCTGCTTTGGCTCGTATTTCCAAAGCATCCTGCCTTCGTTCTTGAGATCAAGCGCATAGACGATATTCGGGAACGGCGTGTGTACGTACATCACGTCGCCGATCACGAGCGGGCCACCTTCATGGCCGCGCAAAACACCAGTGGAGAAGGTCCACTTGACCTGCAGATCCTTGACGTTGTCCTTGTTGATCTGTTTCAGTTTCGAGTAGCGGGTGTTTGCATAGTCGCCCGTAGGCATCGCCCAATTCTTCGCGTCGGCTGCAAGGGCCATCAGTTCCTCATTGGCCAATGCACTTCCGGCGAGAGCCGCCGTCAGAAATCCAGCAGCGGTCATCGGCAGATAGACGAATTTTCCAAGCATGCGCATGCGAAATCCTCCCGATGTCGATTATTCAACCCGAGGTTCGCCATCACAAATCCTCGGGATACCACAAAGGCCAGCCCAAGCGATGTCATGCTTGTCATGGGGACATGCGCTTCCGTCAGCGTGTCACGATCGTTTGGATGGGCAGTAGGCACCGCAATTGCCCGTTCCATTGATCGGACACTTTGCCGCTCCCTAAAGACAAGCCTTGAAGCCGGAAACCGATGGAAGAATAGGCTTTAAGACCCAATAACGCAAATTAAATCTCACGGAGTTTGTGCATCGCAAAACGAAACATGCTGCTACGCAACATGGCATTACTGTCTTTTTAGATTAGCCACGCCCGATTTACTGCAATAATGTGGAGTATCGATAAGAATAACTTGGCTTCTGTTTATGTCCCGGGAGATCACGGTGACCACTCGAACTTTGGGCGCGATCGCTTTTCTCGCTCCGTTTATGTGTGTTGTCACGGTATCGGCGGCCGGAGACTATCCGACAGTTGCGGTCGCGGATTATGTGTACGCCTGTATGAAAGCAAATGGCGAGACGCGAGCCGCACTCGAGAGCTGTTCCTGCTCTATCGACGTCATAGCCTCGATCATGCCGTACGAGCGCTATGAGGCGGCCGAGACGTTCAGGAGCCTAGGACTTCAGACGGGCGAAAGAGGGGCTCTGTTTCGCGAGAGTGCGCCGGCGAAATCTGCCGACGCCGAATTGAGACGAGCGCAGGCAGAAGCAGATGTCCGCTGCTTCTGACCTTCAAGCTCCGCGCTCCGATCGCCCCTTCCCCAGCAGAGCCGCGCGCTTATCCGTTTGGCGATTACACGGCGTCGGGAAACCTCTTGTGAAAAGCCAAGACGAGATTGTCGAGCGCTGGCGCGTCGCGCAAACGGCGTTCGAGAGGCACGTCGAAGATGCCAAGCACCTGCGCCGGGCGCGGTGACAGCAGGATGATACGATCGGCCAGCAGAAGGGCTTCGCGCAAATTGTGGGTCACCATCAGTGCGGTGGTGGGCCGAGCTGCCCATACCGTCGTCAGAAGACGGCGCAAGCTGTCGGCGGTCCGTTCGTCGAGCGAGGCGAAAGGCTCATCCAGAAAGAGCACGGCTGGTTCCGTCGCGAACGCTCGCGCCAGTGCCGCGCGTCGCGCAAGCCCGAGCGAAAGCTCCGAAGGGTAGAGCGACCGCATTGCGGAGAGACCTAGAACTCCGAACAGCGAATCCAGGTCTTTGTCCCTGAGGTTCCGAGGCAGCGCCAGGCGGACGTTCTGCTCCACTGTGCGCCAGGGGAGAAGCACCGGCTCCTGGAAGACCGCAGCGATGCGGTTGGAGCCGCCTTCCGGCAACTGATAGCTGCCCAAGAATTGCCGATCGAGACCCAGCAGGATTCGCAAGGTCGTGGTCTTCCCGCAGCCGGAGGGCCCCAGCAGGCAGGCAAATTCGCCGTGCCTGACCTCGAAGGAAAGTCCGCGCAGGGCGACAATCGTAACGCCCCTGGCCGACCGGAAGGTCTTCTCGGCAATGTCGACTTTAAGCGGGGCGGCGGCGCCAGCGGGTTGCGTGTCGTTCAAGTGGCTGCACCAGAAGGAGTTCGATCAACAGCATGATGGCCACGAAGGCCAGCGTGTAAGCAAGGATGGCGGCAACATCGAATATCTGGAAGTAGAGATAGATCTGGAAGCCGACACCGCTGGAGCGACCGAGCAGCTCGACGACGAGCACGATCTTCCAGATCAGCGCAATGCCGGAGCGCGAGGCGGCCGCGAAATAGGGCTGCAACTGCGGCATCAGGACATGGCGGATACGCTCGACCGGTCCCAGCCGGTACACGGTGGCCATTTCTGCGAAACGAGGGTCAAGCGCACGCGCACCCTCGCGCATGGTGACGACGACATTGGGTATCTTGTTGACCGCAACGGCACCGATCGCGGCAGCCTCCGTCAGGCCGAACCAAATATAGGCGAGGACGATAACGACGAGCGCCGGGAGGTTGAGAAAGAGGACAAGCCAGGGATTGAAGAAGGAATCCGCCCGCCGATGCATGCCGAGCAGGACGCCGATGACAGTCCCGAAGACCATGGCGACGACATAGGCCGCCGCCACCCGCCCGAGCGTCATAGCGAGATGATAGCCAAGATCGCCGCTCGCCGCCTCCTTGAGAAGCACCCGCCAAACCTCAAGCGGTGGCGGAAACGCACGGCTCGGCCAGATCCCTGCGGCGACGCTCCAGACCAGGCATAGCCCGAGCAGCGATGCCATCACCATCACCGCAGGCAACAAGACGCCAATCCAGCGATAGACCGGGTGGGCACGCCGGGTTGCGGAGATCCCGTTTTCCGATCCCGATGCTATCATGTCTTCAATGCCGCCCAGAAAGTCCCGGGAGCCATTTGTCGCGCTTCACCGACAAGTTTCTCCCCGCCCAGGTCGGCGAGAATTTCGTACAGCTTGGCGGCATCGCTTTCCTCTTCGGCAATAGGTCGGTTTGGAATGCCTTCCCGATAGCGATCACGCAGCACCTGGAGTTCCCTGCCTTCCGCTCGAACAATGGGGGCCAGACGCTGCCATTCGGCGTCGGAATCGGCCAGAAGCTTCTTGGCCGCCGCACTTGCCCTGACGAAGCTCATCGGCACGTCGGGGTTTTCGTTCGCCCATTTGTCATGGAAGACATATCCCAGCGCCGAGACAGGTCCCGAGGCCCCGAGCGACTTGGCTGCATCGTCGGCACCGATCAGGCGGCGAAAGCCTTTTGCTTCGAGACGCGCGCAGAAATGCCAGAAGTTCAAGACCGCGTCGAGTTCGCCGGAGAGAGCCTTTTCCGAAAGCAGGGGCGGCGCACCGAAAACGACGTCAGCCTCCCTGGCCAGGTCCATCTTATAGTCACGCTGGGCAAGTCCTTGGATCAGAAGCCAACTCTTGTCGAGCGACCCACCGGCTACGCCGATCTTTCTTCCTACAAGGTCCGGGATGCCGCGAATTGGCGCGTCCTCCTTGACCATGATAGCGCCAACCGCGGTCGAGTAAGGCGCGAAGGTGAGGTCCTCGCCCATGGAGCGCTGGCGCGACACCCACAACCAGTCGGAAACGATAATGTCCAGATCCCCAGCAAGGATGGCGACGTTGGTGGCGTCTTCGCCAGCGAAATGGACCACTTCCACGTCGACGCCGTTGGCCGCATCAAGCCGATTGTGCTTGATGGTGTCGAGTTCCCAGTTCACCGTGCCGAATTTCAGAACGCCCACCCGTATCTTCGGAGCGGGAGGGCTAGCCAAGGCGCGGAATCCGAGCGGATTTGCAGCAGCCAGCAAGGCGACGCCGCAAAATACGCGCCGCGATATGTTCATGACGCTACCTCCCAGCAAATGGCTGCGACCACATCAAATTTCCCGATCCTCTTCAGGGAACACACATGTCCATCGCACGACTCTCAGCCCCGGATGGCTCTCGGACCACCTCGCGATCTCCCTCGGGGCCAACAGCATGCACTCGGCAAGCGACCCACGGCTCTCGAAATACAAATGCTCAGTGCGGCAACTCGTGGGGTTGGCCAACATGCAGACAGTCAGGACGAGATCGACGAGGTTCACTTGAGCACCTTTCGCTGCGCGAAGACGCGCGGAAAGAACCCTGATTTGGCATGCTGAGCATGCGATAGACCGGCCTTCACTATAGCGCAGCGCGCAAAGATCGCTGTAGCACTTTGAATTACTGCATAGTTTTGTCCTTAAATCGGCACGATTTGAGGAACATGCAGCAGGTGCCTGGATGGAAAGCCGGCGATGAGGATACGCGCGCAAAGAACGAGCGTCAAATCCTGCGAAGCGCCGCTCCGGCGGCGGAAGGCGCGGCGCTCATCTGGCTTTCAGCGCTTCCGAAATCGTCTTGACCAATGCGTATAAACGCCGCTCGATCAGCGTCGGCACCTCGCAGACGAAGCTTAGCGATCGCGCGCGCTCCTGAAATACACGTGTCTGAAACGCGAGCCGGTCACTCCGCAGCGCGATTTCGTTCGGGTCGGCATCGGCCTTGGCCCGCAACGCATCCACGGCAGAGGCCTCCTGCCGCAGGACTTCCGCGATGTCCCTCTGCCTTTTGGCGTAGCGTGCAATGCCGGCGATAACGTCCGAGCGCTCTCGGTTCATCTGATCGAACAGCCCCTGCACGAGCATGGTCAAGCGCCGCTCCCCCTCGTCCTCCGGCAAGCTTTCCGCATACCATCTGATCTTTTGCTGCGCCTCCGGTAGCGGCAGCCGGCGGGCCGACAGTTCCGTCACCAAAGCAGAAATCCCCGCATCTTTGGACCAGTCGGCGGCCGTCTGCGGCAGGTTGCCACCAGTCCAGAACTGGCCAAGCGAAAGCTCCGGAACCTTGCGCTGAATACACGGCCAGTCCGGATCGGACCCTTGCGCAGCCAAGGCCGGCCAAGCGACGAGTGCAGCTCCTGCCGCCGCGAGGATAATACGCACGAGGGATAGGCACCACATCAGGCACTTCCTCCGGATCCTGCTTGCGGCCGAGAAAGGCGGTTGATGGATCATAAGCGAGGATCGCGTCGGCCGAAAGGAGCACGGCGAACGCGACCACGGTCAGGGGGCTGCGCCTTGCCAGCGAGTTGCGATTGCCGAACATGGCGTAACTGCTTTCGCTGCAGGCCGGCAGCAATTCGCACATGGTGCGACGCATATTAGCTACCCACGTCCACCCGCGCTTCGCGGTCGATGTCGCCGAGCGATCCAACGTATCCCGAGCGAAGGCATGGACAAGCCGGTTATCGTCAATGCAATCAACCGTTTCCGCGTGCTCGCGAATGCTGGTACAGCGCCGGCTCTGGGGCGGGGGCCGGCGATGCTCACATGACCGCCGGCCCGATTTTCCTAGGCCCTAATGAACTCGAGCAGATCCGGATTGATCACATCGGCATGCGTCGTCAGCATGCCGTGCGAATAGCCCTCATAGACCTTGAGCGTACCGTTTTTCAGGAGCTTCACGGCGAGCCGCGCGGAATTGTCGATCGGCACGATCTGGTCGTCGTCTCCGTGCATGACCAGTGTCGGCACCTCGACCCTCTTGAGGTCCTCGGTGAAGTCGGTTTCGGAGAAGGCCTTGATGCCGTCGTAGTGGGCTTTGGCGCTGCCCATCATGCCCTGCCGCCACCAGTTCTGGATCGCTCCCGTCGAGACCTGCGCACCGGGGCGGTTGAATCCGTAGAAGGGACCACTTGGGAGATCGAGGAAGAACTGGGCGCGGTTTGCGGCGAGCTGGGCGCGAAGACCGTCGAACACCTCGATCGGAAGCCCGCCGGGATGGGCTTCTGTCTTGAGCATGATTGGCGGCACCGCGCCGACCATGACGAGCTTGGCGACGCGGCCGGCACCATGGCGAGCGACATAGGCCAGAGCCTCGCCGCCGCCGGTGGAGTGGCCGATGTGGATGGCATCGCGCAGGTCGAGCTCACTCGCAAGCGCGGCGACATCAGCGGCATACTGGGCGATGTCGTGGCCCTCGCTGACCTGGGACGAGCGGCCGTGGCCGCGCCGGTCGTGGGCGATCACACGGTAGCCCTTGCTCAGGAAATAGAGCATCTGCGCGTCCCAGTCGTCCGAGGAAAGCGGCCAGCCGTGGTGGAACACGATCGGCTGGCCCGAGCCCCAATCCTTGTAGAAGATCTCGACACCGTCTTCCGTCTTGATGAAGTTCTGGGTCATGGGAACCGTTCCTTTGCTTCGGTTTGAAATGGGAAGTTGCCGCCGCGGACCGTCTGCACCCGGATCCGGGCACAGCAGATGCGCGGGAAAGTAGCGTCGTCCGAGCGGCCGGGCGAGCGAGGCTTGCTCTCCGCCTCCTCGCCGCCCCACCTCGAAGCCTAAGGAGGCCTCCGGACAAGTCTTGTCGTTTTCCGTTGTGTTTAGGATAAAAGTCGCGTCGCGTGCGAATGCTCGCAGTCAGTTGCGACCGAGATGGGGCAGATCTATCGACAACAGATGGTTTACCACGGGCGCCTCTGGACCCTTGTGGAAGCCGCGGACTTCCTGCTGTACGTCGGCGTCGGCCTTTGACACGCGCCGGTGCTGGCGAAGATGCTCGGCCCAGGATTCGACCATAAACCACTCGACGATTCTCTGCGGATCGGCGGCGTCCTCGGTGACGCCCCAGCCATAGGCACCATCGCGGCGACGCTCTCCGGAGAGCTTCGCGAGTGCCTGCAGAAAATCGCTCCGGTCGCTTTCGTCGACCCGGTATTCGATGGTGACGAGCACGGGACCGCGATCGTGCTCGACGGGGGCAGCCGTGAGAGGTTCCGGCCAGTGGCTGGAGGCCACCAGGTCCGCGTCGCCCTTTGGCAGCTTGACGAGGTGAAAGATGAGCCCCGCCACGGCAAGTCCAACGGCGCCGAGAACAAGGGTCGTCGGAACGCCGGCGATCTCCGCGACGGCACCCCAGGCAAGGCTCCCGGCGGTCATCGCACCGTTGAACACCGTGAGATAGACGGCGAGCGAACGTCCCCGAACCCAGTTCGGCAGAATCGATTGTGCGGCCCCGTTCAGTGTGGTCAGCGCAGTGATCCAGGCGGCTCCGAGTGCAAGCAGAGCCAGAATGGCGATCCATCGGTCCGGCGCGAAGGAGAGCCCGGCCATCACGCCCGCCGTGACGAGCGCCGAGCCGAGCAACAGTGTGTCCGCATCGAGCTTTGCGCGAAGTTTCGGCATCACCAGCGCACCGCCGATGGCGCCCGCGCCGACCGCGCCGAGCAAGATGCCGTAGAAACCGGCGTCGCCGCCGAGAAGATTGCGG
The Ensifer sp. WSM1721 genome window above contains:
- a CDS encoding alpha/beta fold hydrolase; the encoded protein is MTQNFIKTEDGVEIFYKDWGSGQPIVFHHGWPLSSDDWDAQMLYFLSKGYRVIAHDRRGHGRSSQVSEGHDIAQYAADVAALASELDLRDAIHIGHSTGGGEALAYVARHGAGRVAKLVMVGAVPPIMLKTEAHPGGLPIEVFDGLRAQLAANRAQFFLDLPSGPFYGFNRPGAQVSTGAIQNWWRQGMMGSAKAHYDGIKAFSETDFTEDLKRVEVPTLVMHGDDDQIVPIDNSARLAVKLLKNGTLKVYEGYSHGMLTTHADVINPDLLEFIRA
- a CDS encoding substrate-binding domain-containing protein: MAYGAHRTCSAALISMTMAALMPLQAHSQGAGLGAAGELVDPETLRVCADPSNMPFSDKSGEGFENKLAEMVAAATGRSSVAYTWFPSIPGFVRNTLGANRCDVIMGYAQGDELVQNTNAYYRSSYVLIYKKDGDLAGVETLTDPKLVDKRVGVVHATSPSANMAAAKLMRKAKIYPLVVDTRMAPSMAEVMVRDIVAGVIDAAVVWGPMAGYYVRKSEVDLAIVPLTREKGGSRMAYRITMGVRPSDQQWKRTLNSFIRENQEDINKLLLSYGVPLLNEDDESITE
- a CDS encoding c-type cytochrome, methanol metabolism-related, translated to MISRFVISTLAAVLLPFANSAARAEDSKEKAASVTEEDGKHFDAEGNPTFKIENGIVDWYTFNGYRRYHADCHVCHGPDGEGSSYAPALVKTMKNVDYGTFLSIVAEGRKSVVGGKEVVMPAFGDNKNVYCYLDDIYIYLRARAVEAAPRGRPPKKANKPEAATAYEASCMGG
- a CDS encoding ABC transporter substrate-binding protein translates to MNISRRVFCGVALLAAANPLGFRALASPPAPKIRVGVLKFGTVNWELDTIKHNRLDAANGVDVEVVHFAGEDATNVAILAGDLDIIVSDWLWVSRQRSMGEDLTFAPYSTAVGAIMVKEDAPIRGIPDLVGRKIGVAGGSLDKSWLLIQGLAQRDYKMDLAREADVVFGAPPLLSEKALSGELDAVLNFWHFCARLEAKGFRRLIGADDAAKSLGASGPVSALGYVFHDKWANENPDVPMSFVRASAAAKKLLADSDAEWQRLAPIVRAEGRELQVLRDRYREGIPNRPIAEEESDAAKLYEILADLGGEKLVGEARQMAPGTFWAALKT
- a CDS encoding ABC transporter permease; amino-acid sequence: MVMASLLGLCLVWSVAAGIWPSRAFPPPLEVWRVLLKEAASGDLGYHLAMTLGRVAAAYVVAMVFGTVIGVLLGMHRRADSFFNPWLVLFLNLPALVVIVLAYIWFGLTEAAAIGAVAVNKIPNVVVTMREGARALDPRFAEMATVYRLGPVERIRHVLMPQLQPYFAAASRSGIALIWKIVLVVELLGRSSGVGFQIYLYFQIFDVAAILAYTLAFVAIMLLIELLLVQPLERHATRWRRRPA
- a CDS encoding ABC transporter ATP-binding protein, which codes for MNDTQPAGAAAPLKVDIAEKTFRSARGVTIVALRGLSFEVRHGEFACLLGPSGCGKTTTLRILLGLDRQFLGSYQLPEGGSNRIAAVFQEPVLLPWRTVEQNVRLALPRNLRDKDLDSLFGVLGLSAMRSLYPSELSLGLARRAALARAFATEPAVLFLDEPFASLDERTADSLRRLLTTVWAARPTTALMVTHNLREALLLADRIILLSPRPAQVLGIFDVPLERRLRDAPALDNLVLAFHKRFPDAV
- the gfa gene encoding S-(hydroxymethyl)glutathione synthase, which produces MNSSIRIHPAVDGGIKQASPNFAGGTLVCACTDRPVRVRIEGQIAHNHACGCTKCWKPSGAYFSIVAVVPHDKVTVLENGDKLQVVDPSALIQRHACRECGVHMYGPVEREHAFQGLDFIHPERFEESGWAPPGFAAFVSSIIESGVDPSQMDGIRARLRELGLEPYDCLSPALMDYVATWVAKKSGALPA
- a CDS encoding methanol/ethanol family PQQ-dependent dehydrogenase, translating into MTAAGFLTAALAGSALANEELMALAADAKNWAMPTGDYANTRYSKLKQINKDNVKDLQVKWTFSTGVLRGHEGGPLVIGDVMYVHTPFPNIVYALDLKNEGRMLWKYEPKQDPNVIAIMCCDTVNRGVAYGDGKIILAQADTTITALDAKTGKVVWQVQNGEKKDGSLSESSTSAPMVVKDKVIVGISGAEYGVRGHITAYNLSDGKRAWRAYSTGPDSETLIDPEKTTHLGKPVGKDSGMNTWEGEQWKTGGGTTWGWYSYDPELNLIYYGTGNPSTWNPNQRPGDNRWSMTIFARDPDTGMAKWAYQMTPHDEWDYDGVNEMILVDDMEIMGQPRDVVVHFDRNGFAYTLDRATGELLVAKKYDPTVNWATEVVMDPKSDKYGRPQVVEKYSTEHNGEDFNTTGVCPAALGTKDQQPATYSPKTKLFYVPTNHVCMDYEPYRVSYTAGQAYVGATVNMYPTPNSHGGMGNFIAWDAAKGEIVWSKPEQFSVWSGALATEGDVIFYGTLEGYIKAVDPEGKELYRFKTPSGIIGNINTFEHGGKQYVAVLSGIGGWAGIGLAGGLLGAEGAAAWQQAVAGERAPTEESQVIATAGLGAVGGYAKLADYTTLGGQLTVFGLPD
- a CDS encoding S-(hydroxymethyl)glutathione dehydrogenase/class III alcohol dehydrogenase → MDVRAAVAVQAGKPLEVKTVQLEGPKAGEVLVEVKATGICHTDDFTLSGADPEGLFPAILGHEGAGIVVDVGPGVTSVKKGDHVIPLYTPECRACPSCLSRKTNLCTAIRATQGQGLMPDGTSRFSINGDKIHHYMGCSTFANFTVLPEIAVAKVNPDAPFDKICYIGCGVTTGIGAVINTAKVEIGATAIVFGLGGIGLNVIQGLRLAGADMIIGVDFNNAKKPWGERFGMTHFVNPTEVGDDIVAYLVNLTKRGADQIGGADYTFDCTGNVKVMRQALEASHRGWGKSVIIGVAGAGQEISTRPFQLVTGRSWIGTAFGGARGRTDVPKIVDWYLEGKIAIDPMITHTLALDDINKGFELMHSGESIRSVVLY